The genomic interval gacatttttttactaaaatttaacTTCCAAATATAGcttaaatgatatgttttgTTACTTGATTATATTATCTTTaagaattagttttttttttcacaaaaaaaaattaaataaattgatatctttttttttttttttgaaggtaCATTAGTTTTTATTCTTTGTGTTAAGACTTAAAAGTTGAAGTATGTTGtacaatatttaatttatctttagtTTAAGTTTTTAGAGTACTTGTTCTGCAATTTTACGTAATAAGTGAcctttaaagaaaataaagcaTAAATAGTCAACTTTTACATCTAATTAATTGGTCATCAATTAAGTAAATTGATTCTCTAAAAATCATAAACAAACTTATACTTactacataatattttttttcttttccaattTCTAAAATATCATACATTAACAACCAATTGATTAAATGATTAAAATGATAAGGTCAAATCttctaaataagaaaataattatttacacAACATGATTCAATAATTTCTTCCGATGTTTTCTAATCTAATCTAATCATgttatacatttatttatttattattagtaagtattattattattattatttataaaagagCACTAAAGATTGTCATGAtcaaaaatggattaaaagtcaaagtaattgatgattaagaatatttttacgGGAAACAGTGATGACTAAGCCCAAAACCAAAGTCATATGGCGGATTaaaacaattcaaatattaaaaCTGCAAAGActatgaattaattaattaattaatgacaaagactaatatttaattaattaattagcaaaCCAAAACCAATAAGGCAAAGAGTTTTTGGCTCGACGTGGGGCCCACGCCTCTGAGAGCAGTAATCGAGAGAGGAGCATCCTATATAGCCGTTGTCAAAAAGAAACTAATAGGAACACGACACGTGTAAATGTAACCTTAAAAGCGTGACACGTAGCCCAACGTATATTTGTTTGACTGCTTGAACCACCACCACTACTACTACTTGGGGTCTCTGCTGCTATCGTGCGCCGGGGGTGTTGGGGAACACTGTTAGTTCGGCTACTGACATTGCGCTGGGCCCAATGGGCCCCAGTACCGTTGACTTCGGAGTCCAATATATGTTATATCTGTTTGTAAAGTGGCGTAATCACCTACTTTAATACacaattatatttttctaattaaaccaATTGAATTGATTGTTGTATATGTACCAACAAAACGGGTGAGACACGATAATACGATTCGGAGCGCGCACAAGAGTTAGTGGGTTTGGATTTTCCTTAACTGGGTTCTAGTCGTGTTTAGTTTGACTTGTCTAACAGATTGTGTTTGAGTTAGCACAGCTAACACAAAATTGACTCGTTAATAAcctatttaaagttattttagtaCTTTAACAAGTCATCAATGGGTTATAAACGtattattaattacatatttaaaacACAGGTCTTATTGTGTCAATCCGTTTGTAAACATGTGTTTAGgttttattttctaatacaattattaaacgGATTGTATTcgaattaaacatatatattacatattatgtATGAATCTCGACACGATATGAATACGATTCGCGAACACAATTTGCCACGCCTAATATACattatttgtaattttattatttgtatttttaatgtagttaaatttactttattttttaaatgtagTTATGTTATCCCATGCTGTCTTTCTATCTTTTTCAGCTGTGGAAATCTAGAACTTTATAATTATTggctgtttttttcttttttttttgaaaaaaaaaacagaaaagaatccaaatattcattttattccctaatataattttttatttattccctaatataaaattaatcacTTGTCCATTTACTTTGTATTCCTTTTCATTAGTTGAATGACAGATTTGCCCATAAAaatacacaactatatatgtatatagattGATTTTCGTTTCTATAATAAGAGCATgttcaagaaaactaattatacctaaaataatattacatttCATTTGACACAAATTTTAGATGATTTAAACAAATTTGATTACAGATTTTCATTTAATTGGCATATTTGATcaccaataataaatttttagatGACAAATTTGATTACATTTATAGGGTCCCTACatttatatacaatattattatactaatataaactaaattaaattaaattaaataatcaaaaaaaatatataaactaaattaaaaaaaaatctccttCTTAAAATTAGCTACAAGTAGTTGTCTTTTTTTTTCCGATTAGGCCCACCAACTTTTTCTAGGTATAGGTACGGCTTGGTCGGGATTGTGTTTTGCTATTGTGATTAGTTTTGTCTCTATGGCATAATTTTAAATGTTTTAGTTTTATATCTATGACATGATTTTGAGTGTTTTAGTCTTGTCTGTGTGACATgattttattgtgttttattttattatttggttATTCTTTATTCTTCGATGACTCATCATCAAAATATTGTTAGTAGTTATAAATAACAAGTTCTTCGTGATTGAAGGGTTGTCGCGAAGTACCGAAATCTCGCAGTGTTGGTGCCGGAGAGCGCCTTATCGGTGATGGATCCCTTTGCCTTTGTGTATTATTATCATCAACAGGCATGATGGATGCAGTTACTCCATCTCGTTGTATGTTTGTTGGATTCTCTCCACGATGGTTACTCTCCTCTCTTGCCTGAGGTATTCGACTGTTCTGACCTTCTTTTTCAGCAACGGGTGCTAGTGACTCTCTCTGTGAGGCGATAAATTGAGTATTCTCTAGATGAATCTCGACATCTTGAAGACAACAAGAGCATCTAGGATTTTTGCTACGATATTAAGGAATAAATTGTAGCTTGAGCTTGTTGTTTCTACATGCTGCGTCAAACTGTTGATGGTGTAAACTCATCAACAATGTTAGTCATTGGAAACTCAAAGTATGAATGTTGGAGGGTTAGAACATAGATGAGATCAAAGTGAAACTTAAGAAAAAACTTATAGTGCAACAATGGTGAAAAATGTGTCTTGTATTCTCAACTTAAAAGCTATGAGAGTCACTTCGATCGGCCGACTGAGATATGAGAGTCATCCTAACAAACTTACTTAGATACGCTAGTCATCCCGACCGATTGACAGATACAAGTCATCTCGACCGACTGACTGAGTTATGAGAATCACTCCGACCGACCTACTGATATATGAGTCATCTGAGTGACCAATTGAGATACGAGAGTCATCCTGATCGATCGACTGAGATATGAGTCTTTCGACTCACCGACTGAGATACGAGAGTCATCCCGACTGAACGACTGAGATATGAGTCATCTCAACGGACCGAATAAGATACGAGTCATCTGACCGACCGTCTAAAAAAGATACGAGTCATCCCAATCAAACGACTAAGATACGAGTCATTTTGACTGACTGACTAATATATGATTCATCTTACCGACCGTCTAAAAAAGATACGAGTCATCCCAATCAAACGACTAAGATACGAGTCATTCCGACTGACTGACTAATATATGATTCATCTGACCGACCGACTTAGACACGAGTCATCCCGACCCACCGACTGAGATATGAGCCATCTGACTGAGATACAAGATTCATCCCAACCGACTGACTGCATGAGATATGAGAGTCACCCCAGTCGACCAACTGAGATACGAGTCATCTGACCGACTGAATGAGATACGAGAGTTATCCCGACCGATCGATTGAGATATGAATCGTCCTAATCGACTGACTGAGATATGAGTCATCCAACCGACCGATTGGGATATGATTCATCTATTCGACCAACTGAGATATAAGAGTCATTTCGACCGATCGATTGAGATATAGTGATCCGACCGACCAACTGAGATATAAGAATTATCTTAACTGACCGACTGAGATATAAGTCTTCCTCAAAATGATCTAAGATGGAAATTATCTAAGATCGATTCGAATTAAATATAACTTTGACACATTTAGTGAGATTATCCTTTTAGTTATATTCTCGTATCTTGGcttctaattttgatttttctaatCTTTCATGAATTTTAtctgtatttatttattagatattttttatttttttaacaccATGGGTCTCGTGATGGCTGATTGATTTTTCTCCCAAAGAAGTATCATTtctcatatatttatatgaaaaaagTGGATTTATTATTTATCATTGCAttggcatatatatatatatctacttCCCTAAATGGACCCACTTTAAAAGAATGAGTACAGTTATGCATGCTATATGTTTTTCTAGGTTTTTGGAGCCTTGGTAGCATATAATATAATAGAATAGATATAGATATAATATAATAGATGCAAACAAAAATTTGCAATCCATTGCATAATCACCTACTCAAATAATTGTCCTAATAATTCTTTCTAGTATCAAATACAAGTCATTgtcaatgaataggagaacacAAATTTAAGCTAATTAATTTTACATCAAATAGTTAAAGGAGAAAAAAGAATCTGAATCCCagtagttatttatttattttataataataatataattataaatatgaattattaataagaaaattaaataaatgtcCAGAATCAACATTTACATGTCCCATGCCTTGCTTGTCGACTTGGAAATATTATTCAACAAGTAAGTTGGAACGAAcacacaacaaatatatatatatatttatatataaatttacatAAATCCTTGAGTTTGTAAGCactataaatttaatattttttttcgacataagtaatatttgtaaaactataatttttgtctaatttcaacGATATAGAATCTGTTAGTGTCTTAAAGAGAGCACATATAAAGCTCAAATTTTGAATCATTAAATGTAGACAgaaacatataatattaattacttctaaattttcttttaatacaTTCAAAACAAAATCGATACTGACAAAAAGTGgataaaaattatagtttactaACATTTAGTACTTATACCGcttataaattcaaaattttaagtaCTTACACTATAATTATCCCTtatatttatgcaatattttttttaagtgtaaCGTTATAATAATACTATATACTAATAACTTAGGGATTTTAGATTCAATCTCATAccttttaccttttttccatcCCTCTTTTATCACTGAACtaattttataagaaaaaaataacactATTCTAATGACTGAATTATTGtagttatttaatttattacttattataaaataaaagtgaGCCATGAAAATGGCCACACAATTAATACATAAATACAAATATTTCTTGGGATTTATTCATTTGAGAGATGAATTAATTTCAGTTCTCTTATGATATGatcttcaacaaaaaaaaaatgttgtagAGCCATTATAAGTTTCTCTTCTCATACATAAAGGAgctgagaaaaaaaaagaatcaaaACACAATTATGAGTAACAACAgaagaaaagtaaaaaatattaaaaaaaagttgtaaactttaaagtttaattttacattCATAAAAATACAGAATCACATACTTTACAACGTTataatttgagaaaaaaatttgatttttaattttaaaatcaaatataaAAGAAGAAGCTTTATCACAAAAATGTACATATAACCATCAAAGCATGAAATCTTTCCCAATTTTCCTATCTTAAAAAgctaaattttaagaaaaaacccAACTTTATGgtatttcccttttttttttcttttactacTAATTAATCACATTTCACTAGTGACACTATTCATTGCACATAAGTAAAACAcagtgtttaatttatttttaagaaaaaaagggATGCTTCTGTCTAATCCAAAAGACCCCACTTTTATAAAAGCAAACTCTTTTGATTTATTTATCTCATCATTCTTCTTGCCTATGATAATTTAAGCTAGAGAACATCTAATTTAAGCTCACATGAGGTTtttcatacacatatatatatatattataagtatATAACATCTCCTTTTCCTtttgagaaagaaaaataaaaacaaaaatatgtttAATAATGTCTCTCATTATCAATACTTACTTTAGATAGAGAATAATGTCTTCTCATTCTCAATCTCATGGGAACAAAAtctttatcattattattattaagcttTGTCCTTAGTCCCGAAAATCACAAATCTGCCTTTATCATATGATACATAAATGagagcaataataataatataaaattttctatttttgatttattttcaacttaATCTCAAGTCTCATCCAAAaataatgaaagaaaaaaaaaagggtcaCTAAGAAAACTGAGTGATGAGCTTTTTATTTTATGGCACATGGATCTAAAACACTTTATTCatttaatgataataataataataaagtaaagTATAAAATGAAAAGTAAAAGAGAGTATAGAAGAGAGGAGAGAAGAGGGTGAAGAGGGGTATCTCATATATCTGTCTCTGTGTGCTTTGGGATCTGCTCACATTGTTTGTACGGTCATGCTCATCATCCTAAATCATCTTAAATCATCTTAAATCATCAAATCAAACCATAACATTATATTTTCACAAATCTTTATTTGGTGTGTCATCCATCCTCCTAACACCACGTGagatcacatatatttatttagcaTGCTATTTAGTCATAAAGAGCATATATAGAGCTCCAAGGGATCAAGAGCTAAAAATACGTTTGAATGTAGATAACTAGACcactattatatttttatagggacacgattttgtcccgtgatgtactttcacggaatgtattccgtagTACATTAGATaggtctcagggtacattaaatgagtgtcagggtacgtttctactttttaaccctaattactcctagatcaatctcagccgtcagatcaaataactttctcatctgacggctgtcgtacatcacggaatgcattccgtgaaagtacaatcacgagacaaaatcatatcactatttatataatagcttttaacaCATATTCAGCCAAAATTATCAAGCTAGCTACTAGTACTACATTTGCCGTTTTGGGCaataaaagaaactaataacattaattataaaaagtttttaagttttaatatCCTAATTGAATTTTTACATTCAACTAGTAGAGGCCAGAGCTACTCCTAAGAATCTCGGTCAAGTTCTTATTATTAATACATTTTTCAATtgaattttatgtattttaatttaataaataatataaaaaattactaattaattataaaacactatttcaccATAATACTAACACATTAATGTATCAAATAACAATGTTCTAACATTTTAtatgttttgattttgatttggtTTTGAAGTTTAACCTCACTCTCTCTATTCCTAAAATTCATAAAGGTCATCCATAAATAATAAACATGGCTTTTCTTTGTTCATTCACCTAAgccaaaacttaattaaatggaTTTCTTCTTACTATTACAAATTCACCATTGTTACATAAcaacttttaatttatatttttcgttCTTTAAAAGAGAATAtccatttaaattttttaaaagactATAGTAACCTTACAAATCAGGTAAAAATAAAGTTAcacaaattttatataaaaatgaacAAATAAATAACACACCACGCTGATTACAAAAGAATGACAAAACCTAAGAAGAACAACACCCTTATAAGCAAAGGCAAAAAGACTATCCAAGATAAGAAAACAGAGGTCATGCTCTAAAGACAGTCACACAACAAAGCAAATGGCCTTTGAAAGATCTTACAAATAAGCCAATAGAGCTCCAAACCTCATCGGCAAAACTAACCCGTCAAAGTTGTAGATGAAACAAGAAAGCACTCTTGGGAAGCAACAAAACCACAACCATCATTAAAGGAAGCCCATTCCTCTCGACCAAGATTCGATCGACCAGCCACCTATAGGTGGCGACAATGCTTAGCGAGAGACAAAAGAAGAGATAAAATTCTAGACCTtttagtatttattttattgtagaatttaatattaaattacatcaataacaatattattgaatattactgaaagagaaataaaaagtgtgttctTACATTATAAGGTATGAATTATGTTCgttcatgtttattttttttattttacaatatgaaatccTTACTTTTATCATTTCagtataaattttaaaagtgaaaaatcgtaaaaaaaacaaataaataaaattgttaaaacaATAGGTAAAACCCCTTATatcgaaatttagagaaatgGGAGCaacaattataaaatatacaaatatatatatatatatatatatatatttatatgtatataaattttaaagcaGGAAAAAAGAATGCATTGATTCCATTATTCTCTGCTCCACTAACATGGTTGGACTTGGGAGCTAATCCAATGTTTTTGGGGGAAAACATTATTATTTAgatattctaatattttgtgttttatttgaACAAAGCTATTATATTTAAAGTCTAATTTCATGTTCATTTACATGAGCAAAAACAAAATTCAGCTTTTTCTAATCTCATTTTTcgagtatttatatatattattaagtttttaGATGATGAAACTAAATAGCTTCTTTCTCGAGAACAGCAATTAATGTAAACTAGAGAAATTCATTAGTTTGAATATAAAACACAAGTTAGAGGGAGTGAAGAGTGTAATAAATCCAGAAAATTGCAAGTGAATATAGCTTTTTGAGACTCACAAGAAGAAATTCAAGACTCCCATCTCATGATGATTTTGCTAAATGCCAATGCAAAAAATGGCTACCGAAActtgtttctttttcttcagAGGTATCTATCCACAAgtcaaacatgatttgtcaaagtAACTATTTCCTATTAGCTAACAAGGTTATTGTTTCCTTCCTCTTCCTTTCTTGGTTGGCTGTGCATCCATCGGCTCTTTCCCGGTAACTTCCGATGTATCCGCTGCACATAACAGATGaacaaaaattgtataattGGTCCTTCAATAAAATATGATAATAAACAGTTCATTTTAGGGAGGATGCCATGCTATTATTACATAGCTCATTTGATTTTTGACTTAAGTATACCATGGATTAGTAACAGAAATATGCTACTTTACATCCTATTCTACTGTTCTTCAAGATTAAAAACTAAATCAAGAGGATCTAAAGTagctttagttttaattttcagAGACACAACAAAGTTAAGAACAACTCTAATTGTAAAAAATATGGTACCTTCAGGACCCCGAGCCATCAGAGTGAAAAACATGTTGTTGAGCTTCTCCATTTTCTTAGCATCCTGTGCTTGGTCAGTCTTAAACTTCAAACACTGAAAAAACAGAAGGATGATCACACAAGTGAAGACAGGAGACAATGATGAAATACTACACGTTTTAGTCAAAATAGAAGATAGAACATATTCGAGACAAAATAACTATGTCTAATTAAATGGAAAGTGGTGTACCAGCTTATAA from Cannabis sativa cultivar Pink pepper isolate KNU-18-1 chromosome 4, ASM2916894v1, whole genome shotgun sequence carries:
- the LOC115714092 gene encoding signal recognition particle 9 kDa protein — encoded protein: MVYITSWDEFADRSLQMFRADPESTRYVMKYRHCDGKLVLKVTDNRECLKFKTDQAQDAKKMEKLNNMFFTLMARGPEADTSEVTGKEPMDAQPTKKGRGRKQ